The sequence GGGGGCAGGTCGACACGCTTGCCGATGCCCAGAGCATGACCGTGCTTGCCGATGGCACCGTGGTCTTCGCCTCCGCAACCGGCGAGGGGATCCAAGTGGTTTCGGATCCGGCGCTGGATAAGTAGGTAAGGACGGCGAATTTCACCCATGACGCAGCACCACGTTTCCGCGGATAACCCCACCTCGCTTCCGGGCCGTGCCTTCGACGCGGCGTACCAGCTGGCGCTCAAAGGCATGTTCACCATCGACCCGGAGCGCATCCACACGTGGATGACCGCGGCGCTGCGCGGGTTCAGTGCGGCCACCCCGCTTAACCGCGCGGTCAACCGAATCGTGCCGGTCAACGACGATTCCCTGGCCCAGACCGTCTTCGGCGTCCACTTCCCGCGCCCGCTCGGGTTGGCTGCCGGGTTCGACAAAAACGCCGCGGCTGCCGATGCCTGGGGGCCGGTCGGTTTCGGCTACGCCGAGCTGGGCACCGTCACCGCATACGGCCAGCCGGGCAACCCGCAGCCGCGCCTTTTCCGCCTGCCGGCCGATAAGGCGCTGCTCAACCGCATGGGCTTCAACAACCACGGAGCTATGGCGGCGGCCAAAAACCTCCGGGCGCGCCACTCCGATGACGTCATCGGCATCAACATCGGAAAGACGAAAAAGACCCCGCTCGACGAAGCAGTCGATGACTACCGCCGCTCGGCCTCCCTGTTGGGCGGGCTGGCGGATTATCTCGTCGTCAACGTCTCCTCCCCCAACACGCCGGGGCTGCGCGACCTGCAGGCCGTCGAGTCTCTGCGCCCCATCATGCAGGCGGTCACCGAGTCCACCGATACCCCGGTGCTGGTGAAGATCGCGCCTGATCTTTCGGATCCGGATATTGACGCGGTTGCGGATCTGGCCGGCGAGATGGGCCTGTCCGGCATTGTGGCCACCAACACGACCATTTCCCGCGAGGGGCTCACTACGCCCGCGTCGCGCGTGGCAGAGATGGGCGCTGGCGGCGTGTCGGGCGCGCCGCTGACCGAGCGCTCCACGGAAGTACTCCGCCGGCTGTACGAGCGCGTGGGCGAAGACTTGGTCCTCATCGGCGCCGGCGGCATCTCCACGCCGCAGCAGGCCTGGGAGCGCATTGCAGCGGGTGCTTCCCTGCTGCAGGCCTACACCGCGTTCATCTACGGCGGCCCGGGGTGGATCCACCGAGTGCACCGGGGCATCGCCACACAGCTGAAAGCCCACGGCCTCGAAAACATTTCTGAAGCCGTGG is a genomic window of Corynebacterium massiliense DSM 45435 containing:
- a CDS encoding quinone-dependent dihydroorotate dehydrogenase, encoding MTQHHVSADNPTSLPGRAFDAAYQLALKGMFTIDPERIHTWMTAALRGFSAATPLNRAVNRIVPVNDDSLAQTVFGVHFPRPLGLAAGFDKNAAAADAWGPVGFGYAELGTVTAYGQPGNPQPRLFRLPADKALLNRMGFNNHGAMAAAKNLRARHSDDVIGINIGKTKKTPLDEAVDDYRRSASLLGGLADYLVVNVSSPNTPGLRDLQAVESLRPIMQAVTESTDTPVLVKIAPDLSDPDIDAVADLAGEMGLSGIVATNTTISREGLTTPASRVAEMGAGGVSGAPLTERSTEVLRRLYERVGEDLVLIGAGGISTPQQAWERIAAGASLLQAYTAFIYGGPGWIHRVHRGIATQLKAHGLENISEAVGSGLEWKAVER